In a genomic window of Chthoniobacterales bacterium:
- a CDS encoding 1-deoxy-D-xylulose-5-phosphate reductoisomerase, translated as MSGRRVVILGATGSIGRSACRVARELGGRIRVTGLSGFRNITQLAAEANALRPDALAVPDEESAALLRGQLDYTPREIFTGEDGLCALAGMADADMVLVAIVGTGGLRPAIRALESGKDLALASKEVLVVAGEIVMATAKKHGRRILPVDSEHNAIFQCLEGRDGGGVRRLILTASGGPFRTWPADRLRAVTREEALRHPTWRMGEKITIDSATLFNKGLEMIEARWLFGVDIPRVDVVIHPQSVVHSMVEFVDGSVLAQMSHSDMRFPIQYAFTWPERVGGSLPLLDFAHLGRLDFEAPRRDVFPALDLACQAAERGGTAPAALNAANEVAVAEFLAGRIAFPRIWDIVAAVLDKFPDGAAGDLDAVISADSMARGMAAAEARS; from the coding sequence ATGAGCGGTCGCCGGGTGGTCATTCTCGGGGCTACCGGCTCGATCGGCCGCAGCGCCTGCCGTGTGGCGCGCGAACTGGGCGGGCGCATCCGCGTCACCGGTCTCTCGGGGTTTCGCAATATCACCCAGCTTGCCGCCGAGGCGAATGCCCTGAGGCCGGACGCGCTTGCCGTTCCCGACGAGGAATCTGCCGCGCTTTTGCGCGGGCAGCTCGACTACACGCCGCGGGAAATTTTCACCGGCGAAGACGGGCTGTGCGCGCTTGCGGGGATGGCGGACGCGGACATGGTTCTCGTGGCTATCGTCGGCACCGGGGGATTGCGCCCGGCCATACGCGCCCTCGAGTCGGGCAAAGACCTTGCTTTGGCCAGCAAGGAAGTGCTCGTGGTCGCGGGTGAGATCGTCATGGCAACGGCGAAAAAGCACGGTCGTCGCATCTTGCCGGTGGACAGCGAGCACAACGCCATCTTCCAATGCCTCGAAGGCCGGGACGGCGGTGGCGTCCGCCGCCTGATCCTCACCGCATCCGGCGGGCCGTTCCGCACGTGGCCTGCGGACAGGCTGCGTGCCGTGACCCGGGAAGAGGCTCTGCGGCATCCTACATGGAGAATGGGAGAAAAGATCACGATCGATTCCGCCACGCTCTTCAACAAGGGTCTGGAGATGATCGAGGCCCGCTGGCTTTTCGGAGTCGATATACCACGCGTCGATGTTGTCATACACCCGCAGAGCGTCGTGCATTCGATGGTCGAGTTCGTGGACGGTTCGGTGCTCGCGCAGATGAGCCATTCCGACATGCGTTTCCCCATCCAATATGCGTTCACTTGGCCCGAGCGCGTGGGCGGCAGCTTGCCCCTGCTCGACTTCGCGCATCTCGGGCGTTTGGATTTCGAGGCGCCTCGCCGCGATGTTTTTCCGGCCTTGGATCTCGCGTGCCAAGCGGCAGAGCGCGGAGGCACGGCGCCGGCCGCCCTCAACGCCGCCAACGAGGTGGCCGTGGCTGAGTTTCTCGCCGGGCGCATCGCGTTCCCGCGCATCTGGGATATCGTGGCCGCCGTGCTCGATAAGTTTCCCGACGGGGCGGCGGGCGACCTTGACGCGGTGATTTCCGCCGACAGCATGGCGCGGGGGATGGCCGCGGCCGAGGCGCGCTCGTAG
- a CDS encoding zinc ribbon domain-containing protein: MGLSCANCGYDNDPTRVYCHNCGLRLERGSAPFAPPTGFSPPGEVEQKKRRQRARLAWGKYFAAFCRLVILAGLAAAAVLAFLPPADLPAPLAPDDACASRITSLIADSASADGKRSFAVPSSELVTSFVTLVKFRPASGLLHPKRVYAVPGEGDVRVGIEASLSVGPRIYFEGVYAPEEDAAGMRLVARSFSIGRLPLPSAAGMIASRQFSGLGAALSVPLSQLSRASEVRITPATTTLSWSGGKP; encoded by the coding sequence ATGGGTCTCAGTTGCGCCAACTGCGGTTATGACAACGACCCGACGCGCGTCTATTGCCACAACTGCGGGCTCCGGCTGGAGCGGGGATCGGCGCCATTTGCGCCACCCACGGGTTTCTCTCCCCCCGGTGAGGTCGAGCAGAAGAAGCGCCGGCAGCGTGCGCGTCTCGCTTGGGGAAAATATTTTGCCGCATTTTGCCGTCTCGTCATCCTCGCGGGTCTTGCAGCCGCGGCGGTTCTGGCTTTCTTGCCGCCTGCCGATCTGCCCGCGCCGCTCGCACCCGATGATGCGTGTGCGTCGCGCATCACCTCGCTCATTGCGGATTCCGCATCAGCGGACGGAAAGAGATCCTTCGCCGTGCCTTCGAGCGAGTTGGTGACCAGCTTCGTCACGCTGGTCAAGTTCCGACCAGCATCCGGTTTGCTTCACCCCAAGCGTGTCTACGCCGTCCCGGGAGAAGGAGATGTGCGCGTCGGCATCGAGGCTTCTTTGTCGGTGGGGCCGCGCATTTACTTCGAAGGCGTTTATGCGCCCGAGGAAGACGCCGCGGGTATGCGCTTGGTGGCGCGGAGTTTCTCGATCGGCCGATTGCCGTTGCCCTCGGCGGCGGGAATGATTGCATCGCGCCAATTCTCCGGCCTGGGCGCCGCCTTGTCCGTGCCCCTCTCGCAGCTTTCGCGGGCATCGGAAGTCCGCATCACTCCCGCGACGACAACGCTGAGTTGGTCGGGCGGCAAACCGTGA
- a CDS encoding zinc ribbon domain-containing protein: protein MPTYEYHCRKCGKNFEIFQSMKDAPLKTCPEAQCPETPWGHGEVKRLLGTGAGLIFKGSGFYITDYRSEGYKQAAKKDSGGGAGESKPAPAASPAPAATPPAKSSGSSGGAGK from the coding sequence ATGCCCACCTACGAATACCATTGCCGGAAATGCGGCAAGAACTTCGAGATCTTCCAGTCCATGAAGGACGCGCCGCTGAAGACCTGCCCGGAAGCCCAATGTCCGGAGACTCCTTGGGGCCACGGCGAGGTGAAGCGGCTTCTCGGCACGGGAGCAGGACTGATTTTCAAAGGCAGCGGTTTTTACATCACCGACTACCGCAGCGAGGGATACAAACAGGCGGCGAAGAAAGATTCGGGCGGCGGCGCGGGCGAGTCTAAGCCCGCCCCGGCCGCCAGCCCGGCGCCCGCGGCCACTCCTCCCGCGAAAAGCTCCGGGTCCTCTGGCGGCGCCGGGAAATAG